The Panthera tigris isolate Pti1 chromosome F3, P.tigris_Pti1_mat1.1, whole genome shotgun sequence genome includes a window with the following:
- the LOC102956284 gene encoding LOW QUALITY PROTEIN: 60S ribosomal protein L23a-like (The sequence of the model RefSeq protein was modified relative to this genomic sequence to represent the inferred CDS: substituted 2 bases at 2 genomic stop codons) produces MDLTFTVHLLIPIHLCPTFSLYKPRKTKWYETDKATFPSVPRTPKTLDPAPPKAEAKAKALKAKKAVLKGIHSYKKKICTSPTFRRPKTLHLXRQPKYPXKSTPRRNKLDHYAIIKFPLTTKSAMKKIEDNNTLVFIVDVKANKHQIKQAVKKLYDIDVAKVNTLIRPDGEKKAYVQLAPDYDALDVANKIGII; encoded by the exons ATGGATTTGACCTTCACTGTCCACCTGCTCATACCCATCCACCTttgccccacattttccttatataaacccaGAA AAACTAAATGGTATGAAACTGATAAAGCAACATTCCCTTCTGTCCCACGCACCCCTAAGACTCTGGACCCTGCCCCTCCCAAAGCTGAAGCTaaagcaaaggctttgaaggCCAAGAAAGCAGTGCTGAAAGGCATCcacagttataaaaaaaagatcTGCACGTCACCTACATTCCGACGGCCCAAGACACTGCATCTCTGAAGGCAGCCCAAATATCCTTGAAAGAGCACCCCCAGAAGAAACAAGCTTGACCACTATGCCATCATCAAGTTCCCCCTGACTACCAAGTCagccatgaagaaaatagaagacaacaaCACTCTTGTGTTCATTGTGGATGTCAAGGCCAACAAGCACCAGATCAAACAGGCCGTGAAGAAGCTCTATGACATTGATGTGGCCAAGGTCAACACTCTGATCAGGCCcgatggagaaaagaaagcatatgttcaACTGGCTCCTGACTATGATGCTTTGGATGTTGCCAACAAAATTGGGATCATCTAA